The Thermodesulfobacteriota bacterium genome segment GTGGATGCGTTTACATCTGTTTTTGATAAACAACTCGGCGGTTTCAGCAAAGCCCCTAAATTTCCATCTCCGGGAACCCAGAATTTTCTCTTTTCCTATTCGGCAACTCATCTGCACAGTGATAAAAAACGAGCCAAAGAGGCAAAGGACATGGCTGTGTTTACTCTTTATGCCATGGCAAAGGGAGGAATCTACGATCAGCTGGGCGGGGGATTTCATCGTTACTCCACCGATGAAAAATGGCATGTTCCTCATTTTGAAAAAATGCTCTACGACAATGCCCAGTTGATTATTAATTACCTGCAGGCATATCAAAATAACGGTGATCATTTTTTTAAAAACGCGGCCGTAGAAACAATCGAATATATCCTTCGCGATATGACCCATCCAAAAGGAGGTTTTTATTCGGCCGAAGACGCAGACAGTTTTCCCGCAGACTCTGATCACCTGACTGATAGCGAAAAGCCCAAGGAAAAAGCCGAAGGGGCTTTTTATACCTGGAAATTCAAAGAGATTCAAACGCTTCTTAGCGGTGATGTGCGGGAATTCTTTGCATATCGTTATGGCTTATCACCCGAGGGAAATGTGAAATATGATCCCCATAATGAATTCAAAGGGGACAATATCCTCTGGAAGGCACATACTCTTAAAGAAACCGCTCAAAAATTCAATCGGCCCCTGAAAGAAGTTGAAAAGAGACTGGCTGAGGGGAAAAAGATACTCTTTGATGTCCGTAAAAATCGGCCAAGACCTCATTTGGATGACAAGATTATTACATCGTGGAACGGTCTGATGATTTCAGCACTGGCCAGGGGATATCAGACACTGGGAAATGACTCTTACCTGGATGCTGCCAGGCAGGCTGCCGAATTTATGCAAAGTCACCTTTACGATGCTGAAAAGACGCAGCTATACAGGAGCTGGCGCGGAGATGAAACACATACTCTGGGTATGGCAAGTGACTACGCTTTTTTAATCCAGGGCCTTATCGATCTTTATGAGTCGGATTTTGACCTTAAGTGGCTCGACTGGGCAATGGAACTGGCCGATGAACAGCTCAACCGGTTTTTTGATTCGCTTCACGGAGGCTTTTATATGACTGAAGCCAATCACGATAAGCATCTTATCGTCAGGGTCAAAGAAGAGCACGACAACGTCATTCCCGCTGCCGGAAGTGTGGCTACCTTAAATTTCTTGCGTTTATCCGGTTACGGTGACAGGCCCGATCTTAAAAAGGCGGCTGAAAAAACATTAAAATCTTTTGTACCCAAAATGAGGCAAAACCCCGAGGCCTTCACCCAAATGCTGGTCACCATGAATTTTGCTCTGGCAAATCCGGTGCAAGTCATTGTTGCAGGCAGTGCGGATGATAACGGGAGTAGGGACATGCTGAAAAAAATCAGGTCCATGTCCATGTCGGGGTCAATTCCCGGCATGAATATTTTTGTGGTTAACAAGGAGACAGATAGAGCAGGACTGAAGAAATATTTAAGTTTTGTTGAATCGATAAAACAAATAGACCATAAAACGACGGCCTATATCTGCAAAGATTATGCATGCAGCCAGCCGGTGACCCAGGATACACTGTTAAACATGCTGAAAAACAGCACCCCAGCGAAGTAAATGACGCTGAAAGGAGGCAATGATGGAATTTAAAGAGATAATCAATAATCGGAGGGCGATCAATTTTTTCGATCCTGAACAAAAAGTCTCCGATGAATTATTAAAGGAAATGATTGAAATGGCGGCAAAAGCGCCGTCAAGCTTTAACCTTCAACCCTGGAGCCTGATTGTTTTAAAGGATCCGGAAGAAAAAAAGAAACTTCAACAACTTGCCTGGAACCAGCCCAAGGTCAGCGAAGCTCCGGTGACCCTGATTGTTTTGGCAGACAGACATGGATGGAAAGAGGGGCATCCGACATTGGAACGAAACATTAAAGAGATGATACAGGCCGGTTCGATGTCAAAAGACCAGCACCAGTGGTTTGTTGATGCCTGCATAGGTCTTTATGGCAGTAGTGAAGAAAAACAGATGGCCTTTGCGGTCAAAAACACCGGTTTTTTTTCCATGGCGCTCATGCTGGCAGCCAAAAGTCTGGGTCTTGATACCCATCCCATGGATGGTTTTGATCATGAAGGGGTTAAACAAGCGTTTAACATTCCCCAACAATACTGGGTGCCGGCATTGATTTCCGTGGGATATTTTTTAAAAGATAAGACGCTTTCTCCCCCCAAATGGAGAAAGAGCTGGGAAGATATTGTGGTCAATTTTAATTGATCGGCAGAACGATTCTAAAACCCTCCCCAAATGGGAGGGTTTTAGCTTATATTCATTTTTTAACACAATGTTTGAAACATGTGGCTCTTTTAGAGTAAACAATACCATACTGGATTAAAACAGGACTGTTGCGTGTTACGGGTTACAGGGTACGGGTTATAAAAAAGGATTGTTTCCGATTAATAACACGCAACTCGTACCTCGGAACACATAACCCGTCTAATCTCCCTGTTCGGCCATATAGTCATCATACAGGCCTTCGAGAAAGCCTTTATGCTTGGCTTCTTCCTGGGCCAGCATCTTAAACAGTTTGATCACATTTTCATTATCCGCTTTATGCATCAGATCGTTGTACAGCTTCAGTGCTTTTTCCTCTCTCTTCATGGCAAGCCTCAATATGTCCGTATAGTGCATGCCCTTTTTATATTCAATATCTACCAAATAATCGCTTCGCTTTATATCGGTGATCCATTCAAGTTTATATTCAGATATTTTGTCTTGATTTACGCTGAAATCTTCAAGCATGGCTTGATGTTTTCGCTCTTCTTTGGCAAAGCCTTCAAACGTTTTCCTGGCTCCGGAAAAGGTTTCCTGCTTGCTGATGTCTTCATAAAACTGCACCGCTTCCTTTTCCTTTTCGATGGCGTAACTAATGATTTCTTCAATTGAGTTAAAATTCATAATGATCTCCTTTCATTAACATAGATGCCTTTAGGTATTATTCATAGGCAAATTCATTTATTTTTCTGTGGGCGCATAGTAACACCTCTTTGGAGACATCACCTTCCCCTGTTTTTTGAGTTCGCTAATTACCTTGGAAACCGCTTTACTCTCTTCTCCAATCATTTTGGCAACTTCACCCGGTCTTAGCGGCTTTTCTGCTTTTTTCATTGCACCAAGAATTTTTTTCTCCATTGTATTTCCTCCAGAATCCTAACGAGCCGGTTGCGGTAAAACATGAACCCTAAATCAGGGAATAAAATATGCCTACATGTTTTTAATTCTTCCATAACGGGCACGATAAAAATAAACATATTATTTTTTTTCTACCATGGCAAGAGAAGAAAGCACATTTTTATAACCATAGTTGTATAAAGAAGAACTCTGTATTCCTAACATTAAAATCTAAGTTTATCCTCCTGCCAAAGACGGGAGAACAAAGGGGTCATTTTGAAATTGACTGTTTATACGGCAAAAACATAGAAAACAGCAATACCAATCGTATTTGGTTATGCAGTATTGAGCTGCTTTTTAAGCCAATTTTTTACTTCACCCTCGATAGGGAATACACCCTTCATGCCGCTGGTTGCTTTTAAAAAACGGTTTTTTAAGTCGCTCGGCATATCTATTTTGGCCAGTTCCTCCGCTTCTTCAGAATTGCGCTTGATCAGATAAATAACCGGGTTTTCTTTCCAGGTGTTGATCACAAAGTAAACGGCTTCATCCTCTTTAGACCGGATAACGTAATTTCCCCCGGCCCAGTTATTTCCCCATTCAAGGTATAGTCTTACCGCTTCTTCAGGGGTCATCTCCCAGTCTATGGAATTTATAAGGTCTTTATTTTTTTTTATATCATTTAATCTCATCATGGCATTTTTCCTCTTGATGGAATAGGTATAGAATCATTGCTTTGACTTTATAAAAAGCAATAAATGTGCCATATCCATTTCTACAGCAACAGCTGAAAAGTTAGGTTATCATAGTCTGGCTCGGTGAACTTTGTGCAAAGAGCGTTCCGGCAGTCAAAAAATTAAACAGCGACTGTGTCATATGAGACAGTTGTGTCTCAAGATTTTTAGGTAATATGAAGCCTATTTGCAGGATGGATACCATAGAAGGTCCTTAACAATCTGCTTGTCAAATGACTGTGTTTTTTTCTATGGCCGGACTTTGGCATGGATTTTGAAGAATCTAGGTGGGTTCATTCAAATAACGACTTTAGATTGATAAACGGATACAGGATATTAAAAATGAGTATTGATATAACGATTAGAATTGGCGGCGAAGCCGGCCAGGGGATACAGACGGCGGGCCATCTTTTGGCTCTGGTCTGCCAGGAAGCGGGTTTGTATATACTGGCGACTAACGATTTTGAGTCCAGGATAAGAGGCGGGCACAGCTTTTTCCAAATTCGTATCAGCAGCAAGCCGTTACGCGCACCGCATCACAAGTTACACCTGCTGGTGGCATTGAATCAGGAGACATATGATTTGCATCAAAAAGATCTGAATTCCGGCGGGCTCGTGGTTATGGATAAAAAAAAAGGTTCTGCGGATAAAAAGATCCTGACGGTTCCATTTGGCGATCTTGCAAAGGAGGCTGGAGGCAAAATTTTTTTGAATACAGTTGCAGCCGGTGTTTGCCTAGCCCTGTTAGGCGCACCCGTCGAGATTTGCCAGAATGTTCTTGCAAAACAGTTCAGGGAAAAAGGGCAGGATATTGTTGAAAAAAATTATCGCGCAGTAGAGTTGGGCTATCAGGGGGTGAAGGATATAGCCTTTGAATGGGCGTTTAAGTGGAAACCAAAAACTCCCAAAGGAGCAATCATTGACGGCTCCAAGGCCATTGCCCTTGGTGCTCTTGCAGGCGATTGCCGTCTGGCGGCATTTTACCCCATGTCTCCGGCCACCGGCATTATGGCTCATCTTTCCTCCTTTTCAGATAAATTTCCCCTGGTCGTTGAACAGGCAGAAGATGAAATTGCTGCGGTCAATATGATTATCGGAGGGGCTTTTGCAGGTGCAAGGGCCATGACAGCCACATCCGGCGGGGGTTTCTGCCTGATGACCGAAGGCCTGGGGCTGGCCGGCATGACGGAAACCCCTATCGTTATTGTCAATGCACAGAGGCCGGGTCCGGCAACAGGTCTTCCCACCCGCACTGCACAAGGAGACCTGCATTTTGTAATCCGGGCTTCACAGGACGAGTTCCCCAGATTCGTTTTTTCGCCGGGCACACCCTATGAAGCCTTTGAGATAACGTCCCGGGCTTTTCATCTGTCGGAGAAGTATCAGGTGCCATCAATCATTCTCATTGATCAATATCTTGCCGACTCTCTGTTTATTATGAGAAACCAATTAAACGCTCCGGCAAATATTGAACGGTTCATAGTGAAAGATGAAGATATTGAAGATCCCCGAAATTACAAACGGTTTATGATTACGCCTTCCGGGATCTCTCCACGTGCCCTGCCCTGTTCCGGTAAAGCTCTGGTGGTGGTATCAAGTGATGAACACAGTGAAGACGGGCATATGAGCGAAGCCATTGATGATAGAACCAACATGGTGGAGAAACGCAATGCAAAGGTGCCCCGTATGATCAAAGAGATGAACCCTCCCCAAAAGTACCATGATGAGGCTGAAGTACTTCTTGTGGGCTGGGGCTCCACCAAGGGGGCAATCAGGGAAGCCGTCGATCTGTTAAGACAGGAAGGAAAACATGTGGGTTGTCTGAATTTTAGGGATCTGTGGCCCCTTCCATCCGATAAAGTCAAAGCCGCTTTGCATAAGGTGAAAAGATTTTTAATGGTGGAACAAAATTCAACCGCCCAGTTTGGACAACTTATACAAGAGCAGACAGGGCTTGCCCATTCAGGAGCGATATTGAAGTATGACGGCAGACCCATTTGTCCAAACGATATTGTTGAGGACTTTAAACAGTTTGAGAGGAAGTGATATGCTGAGTATCAAGGATTATGAATCATCTTATCAAAATCATTGGTGCCCGGGATGCGGCAATTTTGGAATTCTGGCAGCAATGAAAGATGCTCTGGTTCACCTTAAAATACAGCCGGAACAAGTGCTGATCATATCGGGCATCGGTCAGGCAGCCAAAACACCCCATTTTTTAAAATGTAACATGTTTCATGCCTTGCACGGTCGTGCCCTGCCCCTTGCCACCGGCGCCAAGATGGCCAACTACAGCTTGAATATACTGGTGAATTCGGGAGACGGGGACTGTTACGGCGAGGGTGGCAACCATTTTATGCATGCCATCAGACGAAATGTGGATCTTACCCTGTTGGTCCACAACAATAAAGTCTATGGACTGACAAAGGGTCAGGCTTCGCCCACATCAGATGTGGGGATGGTCACCCCCCTGCAGCCCCATGGGGTCATTTCGGAATCATTTAACGCTATGGCCGTGGCACTTTCTCTCGGAGCCGGTTTTGTGGCGCGGGGATTTTCCGGAGATATGGCGCATCTGAGCCGGCTCATACAGGAAGGGATGAAATATAAAGGGTTTAGTCTGATAGATATCTTGCAGCCATGTGTATCTTTCAACCGGATAAACACCTACGAGTGGTATAAAAAAAGGGTGGTTGACCTGTTTGAAGAAAATTACCATCCGGACAACTTTCAAAATGCGATGAATCTTGCCAGGCAGTGGGGCGATAAGATACCCATCGGAATCCTTTATAAAGAAGAAAAAGCTGCTTTTACCGATCACATTGAGGTATTCAACCAAGGTCCTTTAATCTCACAAAAATACGACCATAAAAGACTTCAGGACTTGTTGTCAGCAGTTTAAATGCAGAGGCTGTGTTACTTGTCTAACCAGTTTAACGGGGGTGGAACAAATCGTATAATGATCTTTAGAGAAGAAAAAGACACCATGGGAACCGTGCGCGTTCCACGAAATGCATATTTTGGCGCGCAAACTCAACGGGCGGTGGAAAATTTTCCCATCAGTGATTTAAGACTCCCTTTGGCTTTTATTTATGCGCTTGCAGTGATAAAAAATTACTCGGCCCGTGTGAACTTTGAGCTCGGTCTATTAGACGCTGAAATATCAGAGGCGATCATGCAGGCGGCCCGGGAAGTCAGGGATGGAAAGTTTGACGATCAGTTTGTGGTGGATGTTTTTCAGACCGGATCGGGGACGTCCACCAACATGAACATGAATGAAGTGATTGCCTCAAGGGCCAATGAAATGATGACCGGCAAAAAAGCCGGCAAGTCACCGGTTCATCCCAACGATCATGTAAACCTTGGCCAGTCAAGCAATGACGTCATTCCTTCTGCCCTTCATATTTCCGCTTTGATATCGATCAAAGATCGTCTGATTCCGTCGCTTCAATTGCTCCACAAAACCATTTTGCAAAAAGAAAAAGAATTTGGTGAGATCAGCAAAATCGGCAGAACCCACTTGCAGGATGCGGTTCCCATGACACTCGGCCAGGAATTTTCAGGATACGCGAGGCAGGTAGAGCTTGGCATCCAAAGAGTAACAGCCGTTGAGGAAAGATTGGCAGAACTTGCTTTGGGAGGTACCGCCATCGGGACCGGTTTAAACAGCCATGCGGAATTTGCGGGCAGAGTGATTGCCCATATTGGTGAATATACAAAGCTTCCCTTTAAATCAGCCAAGAACCGTTTCGAAGCCCAGGCTGCCCGGGACGCTGCAGTAGAGACCAGCGGGGTTCTAAAAACGCTGGCGGTCAGCCTGGTGAAAATTGCCAACGATATCCGGTGGCTGGCCTCAGGGCCCAGATGCGGATTGGGGGAGATCAATATTCCTTCGCTACAACCCGGTTCTTCGATAATGCCGGGAAAAGTGAACCCGGTCATACCGGAGGCGGTGATTCAGGTGGCCGCTCAGGTTGCCGGGAACGATACCGCCATCATGATTGGCGGACAGGGAGGCCATTTTGAGTTGAATGCCATGCTGCCGGTAATCGCTTATAATCTGCTGCAGTCGATTGATCTGCTGTCTTCGGCAGCTGAAGTCTTTGCCACCAAATGCCTGAGTGGTGTATCGGCGAATCACGACAAGTGTGCCTCTAATATTGAAAAGAGCCTGGCCCTGGCAACCGGGCTGGTTCCGCACATTGGCTATGACAAAGCGGCTGCCATTGCAAAAAAAGCCCACGAAAGCGGTAAAACCATCCGTGAAATTGCAAGCAAAGAAAACATTTTGCTCGAAAGTGAGTTGGCCCGAATCTTTAATGATTGATAGGAAGAAATATACACGAAGTTGTAATTTGACTAATTGCGGAGTTTTTCAATCTCTGCTCTGTCTGCCTGGGGAATAGCCTTATCGCCCATTCGATTCTTAACAATATTAACGGGGGACTTTCGGACGGCAGCTATCTCGCTGAGATAAGATTTGAGCCAGCCCCAGCAGATAGATTTCCACGGCGGCAATGATCATCTCTGCCTGTATGGATTTAACGCAAAGGAAAGGGAGCGCGTACAAAGTACTGTACTTATCTGTTAAGAATCGAATGGGCGATAAGGCTATTCCCCAGGCAGACCGCTGGTAATCGAAAAACTATAGTTTTACATGGCTATTCATCAATATCATGATATGCGAATACTTTCTTTTTAACGGCATTTATTGTTGTTTCGATTGCTGAATCTATTGATCTACGGTGCTTTTCATTAACCGGTAGAACCCGGTCCCTAAGCCCCCCTGACCATTCTTCACTTTGCAGCATGACCCCGCCCAAACCAAGGCTTAAATCAGGCTCATCGTTTGCTCCGGATAAAGTATTCCAGGCAAGCGCCCATCCTCTGACCGTCTTTTCCACATCATACCCGCCTCCCCCGGTCGCCAGGATGGGTTTATTGAAACTCAGCAGTTCATTAATTATTTCGACATAAGCATTATTTGTCAGGCCAAGATGCACCAAAGGATCACCGGCAAGGGCATCCATTCCAAGCTCGATGACGATCACATCCGGCTTGTAGGCCTTGATCAATGGCAGCACTACCTGATAGAACACGGTCATGTAGACTTCATCAAATATACCCACAGGCAAAGGTACGTTCACATTGAAACCGAGTCCCGGGCCTTCGCCGATTTCATTTTCGAACCCTGTCCAGGGAAACAGGGTGTTGCCACTCTCGTGAAAAGAAATAACCATGACATCGTTTCTGGCGTAAAACGCATCCTGAACCCCGTCGCAGTGGTGCGCATCCACATCAAGAAACAAAACTCTTTTACCATTTTCCGTCAACCGCAGACATCCCAGCACCACGTCATTCAGATAGCAAAAACCTGATGCTTTCTCTGCTTTGGCATGATGAAATCCACCTGAAGGATTAAAGGCAACATTTGCTTCTCCGGATAGTATCAGTTCGGCACCGGTCAATGTCGCACCACAGGCCAGGGAGGCATACTTATACATGTCGCTAAAAACAGGACAGTCCGGTGTGCCCAATCCCATATCGGAGCCTGCTTTAGTAAGATTACCTGCAGCGGCCCGTTGCAACTCATCGAGGTACCTTGCCGAGTGAAAGGTTTCAAGCTCTGATCTGGTCGCTGCTTTGGGAAGGAGTTCTTTGCCCCTTAACAGACCCAATGATACCAACAGATCGCGTGTCTTGCCGGCCCGTTGTGTGCTAAATGGGCAGTCAGGCGGATAGCTCAATTTGTCAAATTCAGGTGAATGAATGAATACCGGTTTCGGTTTTTTGTCTGCCATCAAAACCCCCTTTTGTTTTGGATTAAAAGAATCACAAAACAACATTTCGCAATTTTTGCACCTTTGGTTTCTGTTGCGGTCCTTAACATCAAACATTTTAAAAAAGTTAAAAGGTGCGACTTTGAAAGCATTTTTAGTAGCAACAAAAAATATTAACTTATACTGTGAGCTTCCACGGTGAAAAAAGCAATAAATATGCCACATTATTTTTAGAGAAACAGCAACTTTGTATTATGAGACAGTTTTGTCTCACGGAGTTAATGTGATTTTAGACATACCTGGAATGGGTGTGATTATAAATTAAGTATCATCCCCCGATTAATTGTAGTTAATTCAGACAAGGCATGTGAATAATCTTCAAATGAATTGGTGTGGTGCCAGAGGATTCAAGGACCCAAGGATTCAAGGATTCGAGTGAAATTCTAAAGAGTTACAGAGAGTTGAATGGCTGGCAAAAGTCATACGAATTTTGTTTGAAGATATATCAAATAACAGCAATATTCCCAAATGAAGAAAGATACGGCCTGACTTCCCAGATAAAAAGATAAGAAGGCCAGAAGATCCGATGTATCTATTCCTTCTAGCATGGCAGAAGGATATGGAAGAAAGACAACCCTTGATTACATGAGGATGCTTTACATTTCTTATGGTTCGGTTTGTGAATTGGAAACCCAGATATTATTAACCGGAGATATAGGCTTCATTAATAAGATGAATTGGATACAGCGAGAAAAGACATAACAGAAATCGAAAGAATTTTAAAAGCGCTGATAAGATCTTTAGAAAACAAACGCTTGAATCCTTGACCCCTGGAATCCTTGGACCCTCTTCTCTAACTAATTTAGAGAAGAACCTAAATTAATAAACTCATTAGAGGTAAACTGGAGGCAGTGGGCAATTAGAACTATAATGGCTGACTTTTATGACAAGATCGGGTTTTGGCATGGAAATTGAAAATAATACAAAAAACAGCTAAACATGAAAAAGGAGTACCAAATGACAGAATTTATTTTAGCACTGGTGGCAACAGCAGCTATATTTATGCTTCTATGGATCGGCTTGTACCGGAGAAATAAAACTCAAGATAGAGCGGTTTCTTATGTCTGCTCTGACTGTGATGAAATGAATTGCGTCTGTCACAAGGTCGATGATACAACACCATAGCCCGGAGTCTCTTGAAATAACTGCGGTTGTGTGACATATCTAAGATATCCGGATACGTCTTTAAAGAAAGGAAACAACAATGGAAAACAAAAATGAAGTTGACGCATTATGCCCGGAGTGCGGTCATGCCTTTAAGTCACATATGGACAGGGTCATAAAAGGCGAAAAGGGTAACAGAAAACAAGAAAAGATAGAATGCCCGGTATGTGGATGCGGAGAGTGCCGGGTGGGCAAATAGTTTTCATGGAGCCAATTTTCAGAGCCACCCGGTCATTTCAGCGCCATTTTTTAACTCTAGACTCTGCTAAATTGATAATTGCGGTCGGATTGCTGACCTGGCTTATGGTTAAGGGTTCCGGAAATCTCAGTTACAACTGGCATTGGTACCGGATACCCGGATACCTTTTCACTTTTGCCGATGGCAGATTTGTAACCGGACCTTTGCTCAACGGCTTAAAAGTCACCTTTCAAATTACTATTATCAGCCTGTTTCTTTCCTCGCTGTTTGGTTTGACAACGGCCATTTTTAGATTGTCGGATTCTTTGATCGCACGGATACTGGCGCGTGGGTATCTGGAGCTGATCAGAAATACGCCCCTGCTGGTGCAGCTTTTTTTCATTTATTTCGTCATTTCACCCGTATTTGGAATCAGTCGATTTGCTTCTGCAGTTCTAACCTTAAGTCTTTTCGAAGGGGCATATGCATCGGAAATTTTTAGAGCAGGAATTGTCTCAATCCATCGGGGACAGTGGGAGGCCGCTTACAGCATCGGCTTGAATAATTATCACACGTATCGGCACGTCATTCTTCCCCAGGCAATCCGACGGATGATGCCGCCACTAGCCGGTCAGGCCATATCGCTTGTTAAAGATTCCGCCCTGGTCAGTACCATTGCCATTTACGACTTAACCATGAAGGGACAGGAGATTATTGCAGAGACCTATCTGGTTTTTGAAATATGGTTCACCATTGCGGCGATTTATCTTATGATTACAGCGACTTTATCTGTGGGAGTGAATATTTTAGAGAAGCGCTTTGCCATTGAAATGTAAACAAAGGGTTTAAAAAACGGTAACCGTTAACGGTTCAGAGGTTCAAAGTTCAAGGTTGAACTGTTTTAGAGAGGGGTATGACATATGCTTCCGTGAAAGAAAGTTTTGATTCTGAATCCAATGTGCAGTGAATTAGATTCTTACGATATGATCCTGCCTGTCCCTGCAAGGCATGTGCGGGCAACAACCGAGCTTGCACTGAGTTTAAAAACAAAAAGACAAAGAAAATCGCAAACCAATTAACCTATGAACCGTGAACCCTGAACGCTTGCAAAAGGAGGTTATAATGAAGACATTTTCTTTCATGATCAATGCTCTGATAATAGCTGCAGTGGTAATGGTTTTTTCTGCTTGCGGAGATAATACCGGTTCCATTGAAAAGGCGGCAGAAAGTACGATCGAGCAGGTCCAGAAACGAGGTATTCTTCGAGTCGGCATGTCGACTTTTGTACCATGGGCCATGAAAGACAAAACCGGGAAACTCATCGGCTTTGAGATTGACGTGGCCACCCGCCTGGCTGAGGATATGGGAGTTAAGGTTGAATTTGTGCCCACCAAATGGTCCGGCATTATCCCGGCACTGTCCACGGGCAAATTTGATGTCATTATAGGAGGTATGGGAATACTTCCCAGCCGCAACCTGAAAGTCAATTTTTCCGTTCCCTATGATTACACCGGCATGTCCATGGTGGCCCATAAACAGGTTGCCGCTGGATTCCAAGGTCTTAACGATTTTAACCGAACTGATGTGATGATTGCCGCCAGGCTCGGCTCAACTGCCGTAACCGCATCTAAAAAATATCTGCCCAAAGCGCAACTTCGCCTTTTTGACGATGAGTCGCAGGCATATCAAGAGCTGCTCAACGGCAGGGTTCATGCCGTGGTTGGCTCAGCCCCCACACCCGCTTTTCAGGCACTCAAGTATCCTGAAAAGCTGTTTCTGCCCCTTGATAAAACCTTTACCAAAGAACCCATCGGATTTGCAGTAAGGAAGGGGGATTTTGATACCCTC includes the following:
- a CDS encoding acetoin utilization protein AcuC, translating into MADKKPKPVFIHSPEFDKLSYPPDCPFSTQRAGKTRDLLVSLGLLRGKELLPKAATRSELETFHSARYLDELQRAAAGNLTKAGSDMGLGTPDCPVFSDMYKYASLACGATLTGAELILSGEANVAFNPSGGFHHAKAEKASGFCYLNDVVLGCLRLTENGKRVLFLDVDAHHCDGVQDAFYARNDVMVISFHESGNTLFPWTGFENEIGEGPGLGFNVNVPLPVGIFDEVYMTVFYQVVLPLIKAYKPDVIVIELGMDALAGDPLVHLGLTNNAYVEIINELLSFNKPILATGGGGYDVEKTVRGWALAWNTLSGANDEPDLSLGLGGVMLQSEEWSGGLRDRVLPVNEKHRRSIDSAIETTINAVKKKVFAYHDIDE
- a CDS encoding amino acid ABC transporter permease, producing MEPIFRATRSFQRHFLTLDSAKLIIAVGLLTWLMVKGSGNLSYNWHWYRIPGYLFTFADGRFVTGPLLNGLKVTFQITIISLFLSSLFGLTTAIFRLSDSLIARILARGYLELIRNTPLLVQLFFIYFVISPVFGISRFASAVLTLSLFEGAYASEIFRAGIVSIHRGQWEAAYSIGLNNYHTYRHVILPQAIRRMMPPLAGQAISLVKDSALVSTIAIYDLTMKGQEIIAETYLVFEIWFTIAAIYLMITATLSVGVNILEKRFAIEM
- a CDS encoding transporter substrate-binding domain-containing protein: MVFSACGDNTGSIEKAAESTIEQVQKRGILRVGMSTFVPWAMKDKTGKLIGFEIDVATRLAEDMGVKVEFVPTKWSGIIPALSTGKFDVIIGGMGILPSRNLKVNFSVPYDYTGMSMVAHKQVAAGFQGLNDFNRTDVMIAARLGSTAVTASKKYLPKAQLRLFDDESQAYQELLNGRVHAVVGSAPTPAFQALKYPEKLFLPLDKTFTKEPIGFAVRKGDFDTLNYFNNWIGYVGAEGWLDERKNYWFRTKDWEKMIK